CCGCCGTGCTCATCGTCGGCAGGCAGGGCATGCCCTGGCGTCTCATCCTCGGCGCGGGGACGTGCATCGGGGTGGGCTACTTCTCCCTGCTCTTCGTCGGCATGAAACTCGGCATGCCGCCGGGATTCGCGGCCCTGGTCTCCCAGGGACAGGTCGTGTTCACGGTCCTTTTCTCCGCGACCCTGCTGCGCGAAACGCCCTCGCCCTGGCAGTCGGCGGGGATCGGCATCGCCCTGAGCGGCCTGGCGCTGGCGGGTTTCGAGCGCATGGGCGCCCTGAATCCGGCCGGACTCGTGCTGGTCGTCATGGCCGCCCTCTTCTGGGGCCTGGGCAACGTGGTCATCAAGCGGCTGGGGCGGGGCCTGAAGGTGGACGGGTTTCGGCTGGTGCTGTGGATGTCGCTGGTGCCGCCCCTGCCCAACTTCCTCCTCTCGGCCTGGCTGGAAGAAGGGCAGTGGGCGCACCTGGCCACCTTGAGCGGAAGCGGCCTCTTCGCCCTGGCCTACACGGCCTTCGCCTCGACGCTGTTCGGCTGGGGTGCCTGGGCCTGGCTCCTGCGGCGCTACAGCGCGCCGCAAGTGGCGCCGTTCTCGCTGCTGGTGCCTGTCGTGGCCCTGGCCATGTCCGTGGCCTGGATGGGTGAGGACTTCAGTCCGCTGCTGGCCGTGGCCTCGGCCCTGCTGCTGGGAGGCGTGGGCGTGACGGTCTGCGAGCCCTGGCTGGCCCGCATCCGGCCGGCCCTGACGGGGCCGGTCGCGGTCTGGAGGCGGTGAGCTATGCTTCCTGGAGTGCTGCAACCGGCGCCCGGCGCAGGTCGGCCAGCTTGATGGCGGCCACGCCCGAAAGGAGCAGGGCGCTGCCCAGGACCTGCACCGGAGTCAGGATCTCGCCCAGGACGAGGAAGGCGAAGACGGCGGTGAAGGCCGGCTCCAGGGAGACGATGATGTTGGCGATGCTCGCGTCGAGAAGGGTCAGGCTGACGTTGTAGAAACCGTATCCGCCCACCGTGGGGATGGCGCCCAGCAGGATCATCACGGTCCAGCCGCGCACGCTGTCGCCCAGCCAGAACAGGTCCGCGGCGCGCACGGCCGATCCCGGGACGCTTCCGCCCGTCATGTTGATCAGGAAGAGGAACGAGCCGGCAAAGGCGAAGATGTAGAGGAGCGTGGTCCACGGCGAAATGCCGCGCTCGGAGGTCACGCGGCCCATGAGGCTGTAGGCCGT
This genomic interval from Desulfomicrobium escambiense DSM 10707 contains the following:
- a CDS encoding EamA family transporter; this encodes MSAQQHMSGRHILLALSVVLVWALNFLVIRIGLDDLPPLFFAALRFTVTAFPAVLIVGRQGMPWRLILGAGTCIGVGYFSLLFVGMKLGMPPGFAALVSQGQVVFTVLFSATLLRETPSPWQSAGIGIALSGLALAGFERMGALNPAGLVLVVMAALFWGLGNVVIKRLGRGLKVDGFRLVLWMSLVPPLPNFLLSAWLEEGQWAHLATLSGSGLFALAYTAFASTLFGWGAWAWLLRRYSAPQVAPFSLLVPVVALAMSVAWMGEDFSPLLAVASALLLGGVGVTVCEPWLARIRPALTGPVAVWRR